In the genome of Bubalus kerabau isolate K-KA32 ecotype Philippines breed swamp buffalo chromosome 8, PCC_UOA_SB_1v2, whole genome shotgun sequence, one region contains:
- the TMEM196 gene encoding transmembrane protein 196 isoform X3: protein MILFSACCICGLIGGILNFQFLRAVTKKTSSLYPLHLASMSLACIGIGGCTLSSWLTCRLASYEQRRMFSEREHSLHHSHEMAEKRLRAIEITDLPSCPVVPPTPELPTRK, encoded by the exons ATGATCCTCTTTTCCGCCTGCTGCATCTGCGGGCTCATTGGGGGCATCCTGAATTTTCAGTTCCTCCGAGCAGTGACGAAGAAGACCTCTTCCCTCTACCCCCTGCATCTCGCCTCCATGTCTCTCGCGTGCATTGGGATCGGAGGCTGCACCCTCTCTTCGTGGCTTACTTGTCGACTAGCCAGCTATGAACAGAGGAGGATGTTCTCAGAAAGGGAGCATTCTCTGCATCACTCTCATGAAATGGCTGAGAAA AGATTGAGGGCTATTGAAATAACCGACTTGCCCAGCTGCCCGGTGGTGCCCCCGACACCAGAGTTACCTACAAG GAAATGA